From Anticarsia gemmatalis isolate Benzon Research Colony breed Stoneville strain chromosome 3, ilAntGemm2 primary, whole genome shotgun sequence, one genomic window encodes:
- the LOC142987595 gene encoding SET domain-containing protein SmydA-8-like isoform X2 has product MAHTPNQETLLLMEYLEDTSSKPLWIIKQSKLGGRGLFASQTIKKGSLIFDNKPLVIAPRSDCIGQTYCSVCFTIVDSCHQCHPCKKCSLIVCSQECKTTLKHEEECNFITSNWIPKTDCDNYVDVIPPVLNYLRFLLLTEKQKLLFSILQSCDYKCNIQELDNLCLKYMIPEDQVKFMRSAYSIMKINSFRISNRSEEKKIPLRGLYPLSAFMNHSCVPNTRNVFRNDNKMAVYATRDIEIGEELLTCYTGLLWSTPTRRCQLYKTKQFWCKCTRCEDNTEMGTNLSALKCFNKECVGVLLPMSAVEPATDWICDNCGSKTPASRISVIHSVLGSLVGSLDLDDQFRLDAPVLARLAKFVPYTNHIFIDIRLRLVLRLGFTEGRRLNELSESRLGLKESLCRGTLRTLAALGVGDAHLRGLLLYHLHAVLAERARRAPDLYEELKAEIENTIEQAYNILQGDISAPPDLELRRRYLGPGCDKPLEERFFILDS; this is encoded by the exons ATGGCGCACACACCCAACCAAGAAACGTTGCTCCTGATGGAATACCTTGAAGATACATCTTCAAAACCTCTTTGGATCATCAAACAATCGAAACTTGGCGGAAGAGGACTATTTGCTTCTCAAACCATCAAGAAAGGAAGTCTTATCTTCGACAATAAGCCGCTGGTGATAGCTCCGCGGTCGGATTGCATTGGACAAACATATTGTTCGGTATGTTTTACAATTGTCGATTCCTGTCACCAGTGTCACCCTTGTAAGAAATGTTCTTTGATTGTCTGTAGCCAAGAATGCAAGACGACTTTGAAACATGAAGAAGAGTGTAACTTCATTACAAGTAACTGGATCCCGAAAACTGATTGTGACAATTATGTAGACGTCATCCCACCAGTGTTGAATTATTTGCGCTTTTTGCTTctaacagaaaaacaaaagctTCTGTTTTCTATATTGCAATCCTGTGATTACAAATGCAATATTCAAGAATTGGATAATTTGTGCTTGAAATATATGATACCGGAGGACCAAGTCAAATTTATGAGGTCCGCCTACTCCATCATGAAAATAAATTCGTTTAGAATCTCTAACAGATCGGAAGAAAAGAAAATACCTCTACGCGGACTCTATCCATTGTCAGCGTTTATGAATCATAGCTGTGTGCCGAATACAAGAAACGTGTTTAGAAACGATAATAAAATGGCAGTGTATGCTACCCGTGACATTGAAATCGGTGAAGAGCTGTTGACGTGCTACACGGGATTGTTATGGTCGACTCCGACAAGAAGGTGTCAactttacaaaactaaacaGTTCTGGTGCAAATGTACACGATGTGAAGATAACACCGAGATGGGTACAAATTTGTCAGCattgaaatgttttaacaaaGAATGCGTGGGTGTACTTCTTCCGATGTCGGCTGTAGAGCCCGCAACTGATTGGATTTGTGATAATTGCGGTTCTAAAACTCCAGCCTCGAGAATAAGCGTTATTCACAGTGTGTTGGGCAGCTTGGTCGGCTCCCTAGATCTCGATGACCAGTTTCGCCTCGACGCACCTGTTTTAGCGAGATTAGCAAAATTTGTACCATACACTAATCACATCTTCATAGACATACGATTAAGATTAGTACTGAGACTGGGCTTTACTGAAGGACGGAGACTAAACG AGCTGTCGGAATCCCGTCTGGGGTTGAAAGAGAGCCTGTGCCGCGGCACTCTGCGCACGTTGGCGGCGCTGGGCGTGGGCGACGCGCACCTGCGAGGCCTGCTGCTGTACCACCTGCACGCCGTGCTGGCAGAGCGCGCGCGCCGAGCGCCAGACCTGTATGAG GAGCTAAAAGCAGAAATCGAGAATACCATAGAACAAGCCTACAATATTTTGCAAGGAGACATATCCGCGCCACCAGATCTCGAGCTGAGACGCCGGTACCTTGGTCCAGGCTGTGATAAACCCCTTGAAGAAAGATTCTTTATTCTAGATAGCTAA
- the LOC142987595 gene encoding SET domain-containing protein SmydA-8-like isoform X1, which translates to MLSLEQLSQMVKEHLGLCNYIDGIQYTCKWTIDESPLGGRGLIATEDISAGEVLFVDHPLIHGPRAADTGERGCTVCGQLDCDTFFKCSKCALLLCSDECQNSDTHYNDCGIISNWNSKVPIEDIDETILSRTLTAMRAILLNEDQRVFMECLQAHTQPQHGSEIRKLKPYFDIPEDEELLMISACRALDTNAFQIATSFGKKEMSMRGLYPVSGLMNHKCVSNTRYCFNSDRQMIVKAVKPIRAGSEIFTCYSGILWGTPARRTHLYKTKHFMCKCERCADPTERGTLLGALKCFATECPGYLLPIEPLNTSTSWRCLECDMRVPIKNICAIQGALGSLMGTLDFENVGQLEYFLTNRITKYIPKTNQIVVDLQCRLIWSFGEVDGYRWHELSESRLGLKESLCRGTLRTLAALGVGDAHLRGLLLYHLHAVLAERARRAPDLYEELKAEIENTIEQAYNILQGDISAPPDLELRRRYLGPGCDKPLEERFFILDS; encoded by the exons ATGTTGTCGTTGGAGCAATTGTCGCAAATGGTAAAGGAACACCTCGGCTTGTGCAACTATATCGACGGTATACAATATACGTGTAAATGGACTATCGACGAATCGCCATTAGGTGGCCGCGGCCTCATCGCCACCGAAGATATAAGTGCGGGAGAAGTGCTTTTTGTCGATCATCCTCTAATACATGGCCCACGAGCTGCTGACACCGGAGAACGAGGATGTACCGTGTGTGGACAGTTAGACTGTGATACTTTTTTCAAGTGTTCAAAATGTGCCTTACTATTGTGTTCAGACGAGTGTCAGAATAGTGACACGCATTATAACGACTGTGGTATAATTTCTAATTGGAACAGTAAAGTCCCTATCGAGGACATCGATGAGACGATTTTATCGCGCACGTTGACGGCAATGAGAGCAATATTATTGAATGAAGATCAACGTGTATTTATGGAATGTCTTCAAGCTCACACACAACCTCAACATGGCAGTGAAATACGAAAACTAAAACCGTATTTCGATATACCAGAAGACGAGGAACTACTGATGATTTCGGCATGCCGTGCGCTTGATACCAATGCATTTCAAATTGCCACTTCATTCGGTAAAAAGGAAATGAGTATGCGCGGACTGTATCCTGTGTCAGGATTGATGAATCACAAATGCGTATCAAATACGAGGTATTGCTTTAACAGCGACCGGCAGATGATAGTGAAAGCTGTAAAACCTATAAGAGCAGGATCTGAAATATTCACGTGTTATTCGGGTATTTTGTGGGGAACACCGGCTCGCCGAACCCATTTATATAAAACGAAACATTTTATGTGTAAATGTGAACGTTGCGCTGATCCCACTGAACGTGGAACATTACTTGGTGCTCTGAAGTGCTTCGCGACCGAGTGTCCGGGCTATTTACTTCCCATAGAACCGTTAAACACATCAACTTCCTGGCGATGTCTCGAATGTGACATGAGAGTTCCTATCAAAAACATTTGCGCTATTCAGGGTGCTCTTGGCAGTCTAATGGGAACCTTAGACTTTGAAAATGTGGGCCAACTAGAATACTTCTTAACTAATCGGATAACAAAATACATTCCGAAGACGAACCAAATTGTGGTGGATCTACAATGTCGACTGATATGGTCATTTGGAGAAGTCGATGGATACCGTTGGCATG AGCTGTCGGAATCCCGTCTGGGGTTGAAAGAGAGCCTGTGCCGCGGCACTCTGCGCACGTTGGCGGCGCTGGGCGTGGGCGACGCGCACCTGCGAGGCCTGCTGCTGTACCACCTGCACGCCGTGCTGGCAGAGCGCGCGCGCCGAGCGCCAGACCTGTATGAG GAGCTAAAAGCAGAAATCGAGAATACCATAGAACAAGCCTACAATATTTTGCAAGGAGACATATCCGCGCCACCAGATCTCGAGCTGAGACGCCGGTACCTTGGTCCAGGCTGTGATAAACCCCTTGAAGAAAGATTCTTTATTCTAGATAGCTAA